In Spirochaetaceae bacterium, one genomic interval encodes:
- a CDS encoding NAD-dependent epimerase/dehydratase family protein, producing the protein MSCAPTATQASSGQAVATVAVTGAGGFLGGHVCRALLERGCRVRAVTHAGGDDAPADEVVAWVEEHSAEVRDRDSVEAALRGIDTVVHTAAAVRVDRDREGEAYAVNLGGTRNVVAACIAGGVRKLVHVSSIHAFGPLRDTSLNAYSPLASSTRVPYGATKALAHAAVLEAARDGLLDASLVCPSGLLGPGDRRPTPVGGMLLGIAGGRLPCLVKGGYWWCDVRDVAAAIARAVECGEAGAVYFTTGRYASVRELADLCSHALDRDVRRPVLPRALAVAALPFIKAYAALGRRPPLYSRNALDLLHDCPTAVDDVSARRQLAYAPRPLTNTIADALAWFRTRGMLA; encoded by the coding sequence GTGAGTTGTGCCCCGACTGCGACGCAGGCGTCATCCGGGCAGGCCGTCGCCACCGTGGCGGTGACCGGCGCCGGCGGCTTCCTGGGCGGCCATGTGTGCCGGGCGTTGCTGGAGCGCGGCTGCCGGGTGCGCGCCGTAACCCATGCCGGCGGTGACGACGCGCCGGCGGATGAGGTGGTCGCCTGGGTCGAGGAGCATTCGGCCGAGGTCCGCGACCGCGACTCGGTGGAGGCCGCGTTGCGGGGGATCGATACGGTGGTGCACACCGCCGCAGCGGTGCGCGTCGATCGCGACCGGGAGGGAGAGGCATACGCCGTAAACCTGGGCGGCACCCGCAACGTGGTTGCCGCCTGCATCGCCGGCGGGGTGCGCAAGCTGGTGCACGTCAGCTCCATTCACGCCTTCGGGCCGTTGCGCGACACGTCGCTGAACGCGTACTCGCCGCTGGCCTCGTCGACGCGCGTACCTTATGGCGCGACCAAGGCGCTGGCCCACGCCGCGGTGCTGGAGGCCGCCCGCGACGGGCTGCTCGATGCATCTCTGGTCTGCCCGTCCGGGCTCCTGGGGCCCGGCGACCGGCGCCCCACCCCGGTGGGCGGCATGCTGCTCGGGATCGCCGGCGGCCGGTTGCCCTGCCTGGTAAAGGGCGGCTACTGGTGGTGCGACGTGCGCGACGTCGCGGCGGCGATCGCCCGGGCGGTCGAGTGCGGGGAAGCCGGCGCTGTGTACTTCACCACCGGACGTTACGCTTCGGTTCGCGAACTGGCGGACCTGTGTTCGCACGCGCTGGACCGTGACGTCCGCCGCCCCGTGCTGCCGCGTGCGCTCGCCGTGGCGGCGCTACCCTTCATCAAGGCGTATGCCGCGCTTGGCCGACGGCCACCGCTCTATTCCCGCAACGCGCTCGACCTGCTGCACGACTGCCCGACGGCGGTCGACGACGTTTCGGCCAGGCGGCAACTGGCATACGCGCCTCGCCCGCTCACCAACACCATCGCTGACGCCCTGGCCTGGTTCCGGACTCGAGGCATGCTGGCGTGA
- a CDS encoding ABC transporter permease — translation MTGDQKRSRLAGFLVRLVKEKPLGAVGLVITLLLLFAGIFADFLAPYGMNDMHDDRLAPPSARFLLGTDNLGRDLLSRVIFGARVSMVVGLASSTVATVISVGIGMLSGYVGGKFDLIVQRFVDAVMSLPLIIIVAVIMSMVGQGMLPLIIVMGVGGGISGSRHSRGFTISVVGNAYVQAAAAIGAPTSRILLHHILPNIAPLIIVGFSMLLPGIILTEASLSFLGYGIPPPAPSWGAMLSGANRSYMFLAPWMVLWPGLALSVVVYGTHMFGDALRDILDPRLRGGAGRYGVRQRRRRVRKGK, via the coding sequence GTGACCGGGGACCAGAAGCGTTCCCGGCTGGCCGGCTTCCTGGTGCGGCTGGTCAAGGAGAAGCCGCTTGGGGCCGTAGGGCTGGTGATCACGCTGCTGCTGCTGTTTGCCGGCATCTTCGCCGACTTCCTGGCCCCGTACGGCATGAACGACATGCACGACGACCGGCTGGCGCCGCCGTCGGCGCGTTTCCTACTGGGCACCGACAACCTGGGCCGCGACCTGCTGAGCCGGGTGATTTTCGGGGCGCGGGTGTCGATGGTGGTCGGCCTGGCGAGCAGTACCGTGGCCACCGTGATCTCGGTCGGCATCGGCATGCTGAGCGGCTACGTCGGCGGCAAGTTCGACCTCATCGTGCAGCGCTTCGTCGACGCGGTGATGTCGCTGCCGCTTATCATCATCGTGGCGGTGATCATGTCGATGGTTGGCCAGGGCATGCTGCCGCTGATCATCGTCATGGGCGTGGGCGGCGGCATCAGCGGCTCGCGCCACTCGCGCGGCTTCACCATCAGCGTGGTCGGCAACGCCTACGTGCAGGCGGCGGCCGCGATCGGCGCCCCCACCAGCCGCATCCTGCTGCACCACATCCTGCCCAACATCGCACCGCTGATCATCGTCGGCTTCTCGATGCTGCTGCCGGGGATCATCCTCACCGAGGCGTCGCTGAGCTTCCTGGGCTACGGTATCCCGCCGCCGGCGCCGAGCTGGGGGGCGATGCTGAGCGGCGCCAACCGCAGCTACATGTTCCTGGCGCCCTGGATGGTGCTGTGGCCCGGACTCGCCCTGAGTGTGGTAGTGTACGGCACGCACATGTTCGGGGACGCACTGCGCGACATCCTGGATCCACGCCTGCGCGGCGGGGCGGGGCGCTACGGTGTCCGCCAGCGTCGGCGAAGGGTGCGAAAGGGGAAATGA
- a CDS encoding ABC transporter permease, producing the protein MTAAHGLLTIRERRTSVAEQQSGGSTFKGYVVRRLALSLLTILVASFLVFMLQRLTPGTIVDAMVGQYMGMNPDEIDIAAARAEIERALGLERPLFEQYASWLGGIVLRGDLGASLWRRTPVLEEIAARWPVTVELGLLGFIFSQIIALPIGIYSAVRQDSLGDYAGRSFAIFWVAVPGFWIATMVIVYPSIWWGYAPPFRYVGLFEDPVENLKILVIPALVLGMGMAGGTMRIARTMMLEVLRQDYIRTSWAKGLRERVILIRHALKNAMIPVVTSIGPQLLLMVGGSVIVEQIFNLPGMGRLTLQAIQARDYPVVSGVLLIFSVAIVLINLLIDLSYGYLDPRIRHERK; encoded by the coding sequence TTGACAGCCGCACACGGTCTACTCACCATCCGGGAGCGGCGAACCAGCGTGGCGGAGCAGCAGTCCGGGGGCAGCACATTCAAGGGGTACGTGGTCCGGAGGCTGGCGCTGTCGCTGCTCACCATCCTGGTGGCCAGCTTCCTGGTATTCATGCTGCAGCGCCTGACGCCGGGCACCATCGTCGATGCGATGGTGGGCCAGTACATGGGGATGAACCCCGACGAGATCGACATAGCCGCGGCGCGCGCCGAGATCGAGCGGGCGCTGGGGCTGGAGCGGCCGCTGTTCGAGCAGTACGCGAGCTGGCTCGGCGGCATCGTGCTGCGCGGCGACCTCGGCGCGTCGCTGTGGCGGCGCACGCCGGTGCTGGAGGAGATCGCCGCGCGCTGGCCGGTCACCGTCGAACTGGGCCTGCTCGGATTCATTTTCAGCCAGATCATCGCGCTGCCGATCGGCATCTACTCGGCGGTGCGCCAGGACTCGCTCGGCGACTACGCCGGGCGCAGCTTCGCCATCTTCTGGGTCGCCGTGCCGGGCTTCTGGATCGCTACGATGGTGATCGTCTACCCGTCGATCTGGTGGGGCTACGCGCCGCCGTTCCGGTACGTCGGGTTGTTCGAGGATCCGGTCGAGAACCTGAAGATCCTGGTCATTCCGGCGCTGGTGCTGGGCATGGGGATGGCGGGCGGGACGATGCGCATCGCCCGTACCATGATGCTGGAGGTGCTGCGCCAGGACTACATCAGGACCTCGTGGGCGAAGGGGCTGCGGGAGCGGGTCATCCTGATCCGGCACGCGCTCAAGAACGCGATGATCCCGGTGGTGACCTCGATCGGCCCGCAGCTCCTGCTGATGGTGGGCGGCTCGGTGATCGTGGAGCAGATCTTCAACCTGCCGGGGATGGGGCGGCTGACGCTGCAGGCGATTCAGGCGCGCGACTACCCGGTGGTGAGCGGGGTGCTGCTGATCTTCTCGGTGGCGATCGTGCTGATCAACCTGCTGATCGACCTGAGCTACGGCTACCTGGATCCCCGCATCCGGCACGAACGGAAGTGA